GATGCTTTAGCTCATCTCATCTCTTCtgctgaaatttttctttacttcggtaaaattttttcagaaagcaaaaaaagcTTCACAGAGGCATGACCCTCTCCgggtaaaaaaaagcttaGGGTTACCGGCCTGTCATTTTTAGGGcattatcaattttttgccaTCTAGTTGCAACTATAATAATACAGTATGAATTGCACGAAAGAGCAGTCAATGTAAATTCACGAAGTGACTGACAGAATACTGACATCAGCTGATTTCTCATAGAGCTGTTTCTCTGATAACACGTTGTTTGAACATCGACAAGATGAAAATCTAGAAGTATCAAGTTTCCTTTAAAGGGATATATAACAGATTCTAAAACTGACAGAAATATTTCgagtgaagaagaagcgTTAAATATTGGATCTTTCCGCAGTTCTACTCTGATACATTTTTGAAGTAGGAGAGTCATTTAGAAGGCGTATTGCTCAATAGTAGAAAGCAGGCCTGTGCACATGAattaattaaaaaatataaaggTAGTGATTAGACGACACATGTCCATAGGTAACCTGTCATaattttgaacaatttcccttcttttcttttttttttttgggtgCGGCGATATGTAGCTTGTTAATTTACACATCATGTACTTTTCTGCATCAAAATATGAAAGGCGATAGTAGCTAAAGAAAATACCGAGAATTTCCTCGAAAAGTTGACGACAAAAGAAAGGCATAAAAAagtaatttgaaaatattttaaaactgTTTTAACCCATCTAGCATCCGCGctaaaaaaggaagataCAGGATACAGCGGAAACAACTTTTAAATGATGGAAACTCCTACAGACAATATAGTTTCCCCTTTTCACAATTTTGGTAGCTCGACACAATATAGTGGTACCTTGTCGAGAACTCCCAACCAAATAATAGAGCTAGAGAAGCCCAGTACTCTATCCCCATTG
This is a stretch of genomic DNA from Saccharomyces cerevisiae S288C chromosome IV, complete sequence. It encodes these proteins:
- a CDS encoding uncharacterized protein (hypothetical protein; conserved among S. cerevisiae strains; YDR102C is not an essential gene; homozygous diploid deletion strain exhibits high budding index) → MTLLLQKCIRVELRKDPIFNASSSLEIFLSVLESVIYPFKGNLILLDFHLVDVQTTCYQRNSSMRNQLMSVFCQSLREFTLTALSCNSYCIIIVATRWQKIDNALKMTGR